The following are encoded together in the Primulina tabacum isolate GXHZ01 chromosome 18, ASM2559414v2, whole genome shotgun sequence genome:
- the LOC142533657 gene encoding TORTIFOLIA1-like protein 4 — MGVSKQSSGSLKTRVNICLNKLSDRDTLSMATNELEGIARALPSDDFVPFLNCISTTDSSEKSPVRRQCVRVLSILSAAHGDALSPHVSRMISAVLRRLRDPDSAVRAACVDAISSITTHVTQPPFSVILKPLVDALFQEQDSNAQMGVALCLSAAVDAAREVDASELRKLLPRVLKLIKKDCSKAKPSLLVLTGSIVNTCCVKNKSLLSSLVYTAVDFLSSEDWAARKAAADVLEKAAATADKDLAAEFKGSCVAALESRRFDKVKVTRETMNQALERWRDVPDVLEEVTSPKGSSCSSSGYSPVLVSRSVSADRGLVTPQFRKVTPTKSPVSSCSSTGRSHKIIVRSDQEKKPCTSKPNIPELRRNFRPRVVPFNFNSDDLDVGYGDSIHEKLGTQTEFEDLSMICDQLLQIENQQSTLLDILQKFIGSSQKGMNSLEKRVEGLEKVVDEMSQDLAIPGTWNYM, encoded by the exons ATGGGAGTTTCGAAACAATCATCCGGCAGCCTCAAGACAAGAGTCAACATTTGTCTTAATAAGCTTTCCGACAGAGACACGCTTTCTATGGCCACCAATGAACTCGAAGGTATCGCTAGAGCACTCCCGAGTGACGATTTTGTACCTTTCTTGAATTGTATTTCTACTACAGACTCGTCGGAGAAATCCCCCGTCCGCCGCCAGTGCGTGCGTGTTTTGAGCATCCTCTCTGCCGCACACGGCGATGCCCTGTCGCCCCACGTCTCCCGCATGATCTCAGCCGTCCTCCGCCGTCTCCGAGACCCGGACTCCGCAGTACGCGCCGCCTGCGTTGACGCCATTTCATCAATCACTACACATGTTACCCAGCCTCCGTTTTCTGTCATCCTCAAGCCCCTCGTCGACGCGCTCTTCCAGGAGCAGGATTCGAACGCGCAGATGGGAGTGGCGCTCTGTTTATCCGCCGCAGTGGATGCGGCAAGGGAGGTGGATGCTTCAGAGCTTAGAAAGCTCTTGCCGAGAGTTCTGAAGTTGATAAAAAAGGACTGTTCCAAGGCAAAGCCTTCTTTGTTAGTGTTAACTGGGAGCATTGTAAACACTTGTTGTGTGAAAAATAAGAGCCTCTTGAGTTCTTTGGTTTACACCGCGGTCGATTTCCTGAGTAGTGAAGATTGGGCGGCGAGAAAAGCTGCGGCAGATGTTTTAGAGAAAGCGGCGGCCACGGCGGACAAAGATTTGGCTGCAGAGTTCAAGGGAAGTTGTGTCGCTGCTTTGGAGAGCCGAAGATTTGACAAG GTAAAGGTTACTAGGGAGACGATGAATCAGGCACTGGAGAGGTGGAGAGATGTTCCTGACGTGTTGGAAGAGGTGACATCCCCTAAAG GTAGCAGCTGCAGCAGCAGTGGGTACTCCCCGGTTCTGGTTTCGAGAAGTGTTTCGGCAGACAGGGGCTTGGTAACTCCCCAATTCAGAAAAGTAACTCCTACGAAATCGCCGGTATCGAGCTGCTCATCCACCGGCAGAAGTCATAAGATCATTGTAAGAAGTGACCAGGAAAAGAAACCTTGTACCTCGAAACCCAACATACCAGAATTGAGGAGAAACTTTCGGCCCCGAGTTGTCCCGTTCAATTTTAATAGCGATGATCTGGATGTGGGTTATGGAGATTCTATCCATGAAAAGCTGGGGACTCAAACGGAGTTCGAGGATTTGTCTATGATTTGTGATCAACTTCTACAGATTGAGAATCAGCAATCTACTTTGCTGGATATCCTTCAG aaattcATAGGAAGCTCCCAGAAAGGGATGAATTCCCTGGAAAAACGAGTGGAAGGGCTGGAGAAGGTGGTGGATGAAATGTCCCAGGATTTGGCAATTCCCGGCACCTGGAATTATATGTAG
- the LOC142533887 gene encoding uncharacterized protein LOC142533887 isoform X5, translating to MNPLSYAMQRIKIRAFSLFSLVNLALNVWCIEHLYGDHGLDVMDVLQRNAPLALPVILIRLRQKHEEWGRFRSDFNIVWDEFYAKDYHKSLDHQSFYFKHQDSKNLIAEDLLSHYTWQHLPPYPSIWLSQFLQKEEKNLGYSCRGINKTKGTVGDETEDVRRSIEGLLTNNGLESKVDSDTMKVSYIAGSEDFMFRTRRRRKALYHKSLCSGSSNGSHKLKRKLMFS from the exons ATGAATCCTCTTAGTTATGCAATGCAACGAATTAAAATTCGCGCCTTCTCTCTTTTTTCCCTTGTAAATTTAGCTCTTAATGTGTGGTGCATTGAGCATTTATATGGTGACCATGGGCTAGATGTAATGGACGTGTTGCAAAGGAATGCTCCTCTTGCCTTGCCGGTTATATTGATTCGGTTAAGGCAGAAACATGAAGAATGGGGAAGgtttcgatctgacttcaacaTAGTTTGGGATGAATTTTATGCTAAAGACTACCATAAATCACTCGACCATCAGAGCTTCTATTTTAAGCATCAGgattcaaaaaatttaattgcTGAAG ACCTCCTTTCTCATTATACATGGCAGCATCTTCCTCCCTACCCGTCGATTTGGCTGAGCCAG TTCCTCCAGAAAGAAGAGAAAAACCTGGGGTATTCTTGCAGAGGTAT AAACAAAACAAAAGGCACAGTCGGAGATGAAACTGAAGATGTTCGCAGGTCCATTGAAGGACTCTTAACAAACAACGGTCTGGAAAGTAAGGTGGACTCCGACACAATGAAG GTATCTTACATCGCAGGTTCCGAAGACTTCATGTTTCGGACAAGGAGGAGGAGGAAGGCTCTGTATCATAAGAGTTTGTGCAGTGGTTCTTCTAACGGCAGCCACAAGCTGAAGCGCAAGCTGATGTTTAGTTGA
- the LOC142533887 gene encoding uncharacterized protein LOC142533887 isoform X4 has translation MNPLSYAMQRIKIRAFSLFSLVNLALNVWCIEHLYGDHGLDVMDVLQRNAPLALPVILIRLRQKHEEWGRFRSDFNIVWDEFYAKDYHKSLDHQSFYFKHQDSKNLIAEDLLSHYTWQHLPPYPSIWLSQFLQKEEKNLGYSCRGINKTKGTVGDEIEDIRRSMEGLVINNGLESKVDCDTMEVPFVRNLNVSYIAGFEDFKFRTRRRKALYHKSLCNGASNGSHKLKRRLMFS, from the exons ATGAATCCTCTTAGTTATGCAATGCAACGAATTAAAATTCGCGCCTTCTCTCTTTTTTCCCTTGTAAATTTAGCTCTTAATGTGTGGTGCATTGAGCATTTATATGGTGACCATGGGCTAGATGTAATGGACGTGTTGCAAAGGAATGCTCCTCTTGCCTTGCCGGTTATATTGATTCGGTTAAGGCAGAAACATGAAGAATGGGGAAGgtttcgatctgacttcaacaTAGTTTGGGATGAATTTTATGCTAAAGACTACCATAAATCACTCGACCATCAGAGCTTCTATTTTAAGCATCAGgattcaaaaaatttaattgcTGAAG ACCTCCTTTCTCATTATACATGGCAGCATCTTCCTCCCTACCCGTCGATTTGGCTGAGCCAG TTCCTCCAGAAAGAAGAGAAAAACCTGGGGTATTCTTGCAGAGGTAT AAACAAAACCAAAGGCACAGTCGGAGACGAAATTGAAGATATTCGCAGGTCCATGGAAGGACTCGTAATAAACAACGGTCTGGAAAGTAAGGTGGACTGCGACACAATGGAGGTACCTTTTGTCCGGAACTTAAAC GTATCTTACATTGCAGGTTTCGAAGACTTCAAGTTTCGGACAAGGAGGAGGAAGGCTCTGTATCATAAAAGTTTGTGCAATGGTGCTTCCAACGGCAGTCACAAGCTGAAGCGCAGGTTGATGTTCAGTTGA
- the LOC142533887 gene encoding paired amphipathic helix protein Sin3-like 2 isoform X3, translating into MNYWEHDGHMDYTRKSTRTDHYVTDQVCSGSEDHLFKHILKTQYEEILLQCEDYWFELDKLLESINATIKSVEELSPSINAATTMTDNSFCIKDHLTALNLWCIEHLYGDLGLDVMEVLQKNAPLALPAILNRLRQKHEEWGRPPFSLYMAASPSLPVDLAEPVPPERREKPGVFLQRNKRKGTVGDEIEDVRRSMEGVLTNNDLESKVDSDTMKVSYVAGSEDFMFRTRKRRKALYHKSLCSGASNGSHKLKRKLMFS; encoded by the exons ATGAATTATTGGGAACATGATGGTCATATGGACTACACAAGGAAATCTACTCGAACAGATCATTATGTGACTGACCAGGTTTGTTCAG GAAGTGAGGATCACTTATTCAAGCACATACTCAAAACCCAATATGAAGAAATCTTGTTACAATGTGAGGATTATTG GTTTGAACTTGACAAGTTGTTGGAATCCATAAATGCAACAATAAAGAGTGTTGAGGAACTCTCACCCAGTATTAATGCTGCTACAACTATGACAGATAACTCATTTTGCATAAAAGATCATTTGACAG CTCTTAATCTGTGGTGCATTGAGCATTTATATGGTGACCTTGGGCTAGATGTAATGGAGGTGTTGCAAAAGAATGCTCCTCTTGCCTTGCCGGCTATTTTGAATCGGTTGAGGCAGAAACATGAAGAATGGGGAAG ACCTCCTTTCTCATTATACATGGCAGCATCTCCCTCCCTCCCCGTCGATTTGGCTGAGCCAG TTCCTCCAGAAAGAAGAGAAAAACCAGGGGTCTTCTTGCAGAG aaacaaaagaaaaggcACAGTCGGAGACGAAATTGAAGATGTTCGCAGGTCCATGGAAGGAGTCCTAACAAACAACGATCTGGAAAGTAAGGTGGACTCCGACACAATGAAG GTATCTTACGTTGCAGGTTCTGAAGACTTCATGTTTCGGACAAGGAAGAGGAGGAAGGCTCTGTATCATAAGAGTTTGTGCAGTGGTGCTTCCAATGGCAGTCACAAGCTGAAGCGCAAGCTGATGTTCAGTTGA
- the LOC142533887 gene encoding paired amphipathic helix protein Sin3-like 4 isoform X2 has translation MSYCRFQMKYPILSASHRTEIGAELLNDRWVSITSGSEDHLFKHILKTQYEEILLQCEDYWFELDKLLESINATIKSVEELSPSINAATTMTDNSFCIKDHLTALNLWCIEHLYGDLGLDVMEVLQKNAPLALPAILNRLRQKHEEWGRPPFSLYMAASPSLPVDLAEPVPPERREKPGVFLQRNKRKGTVGDEIEDVRRSMEGVLTNNDLESKVDSDTMKVSYIAGSEDFMFRTRRRRKAMYHKSLCSGASNGSHKLKRKLMFS, from the exons ATGTCCTACTGCCGTTTCCAAATGAAATATCCAATTTTGTCTGCAAGTCATAGAACAGAGATAGGAGCTGAACTGTTGAATGACCGCTGGGTGTCTATAACTTCAGGAAGTGAGGATCACTTATTCAAGCACATACTCAAAACCCAATATGAAGAAATCTTGTTACAATGTGAGGATTATTG GTTTGAACTTGACAAGTTGTTGGAATCCATAAATGCAACAATAAAGAGTGTTGAGGAACTCTCACCCAGTATTAATGCTGCTACAACTATGACAGATAACTCATTTTGCATAAAAGATCATTTGACAG CTCTTAATCTGTGGTGCATTGAGCATTTATATGGTGACCTTGGGCTAGATGTAATGGAGGTGTTGCAAAAGAATGCTCCTCTTGCCTTGCCGGCTATTTTGAATCGGTTGAGGCAGAAACATGAAGAATGGGGAAG ACCTCCTTTCTCATTATACATGGCAGCATCTCCCTCCCTCCCCGTCGATTTGGCTGAGCCAG TTCCTCCAGAAAGAAGAGAAAAACCAGGGGTCTTCTTGCAGAG aaacaaaagaaaaggcACAGTCGGAGACGAAATTGAAGATGTTCGCAGGTCCATGGAAGGAGTCCTAACAAACAACGATCTGGAAAGTAAGGTGGACTCCGACACAATGAAG GTATCTTACATCGCAGGTTCCGAAGACTTCATGTTTCGGACAAGGAGGAGGAGGAAGGCTATGTATCATAAGAGTTTGTGCAGTGGTGCTTCCAACGGCAGTCACAAGCTGAAGCGCAAGCTGATGTTCAGTTGA
- the LOC142533887 gene encoding paired amphipathic helix protein Sin3-like 4 isoform X1, translating to MSYCRFQMKYPILSASHRTEIGAELLNDRWVSITSGSEDHLFKHILKTQYEEILLQCEDYWFELDKLLESINATIKSVEELSPSINAATTMTDNSFCIKDHLTALNLWCIEHLYGDLGLDVMEVLQKNAPLALPAILNRLRQKHEEWGRPPFSLYMAASPSLPVDLAEPVPPERREKPGVFLQRNKRKGTVGDEIEDVRRSMEGVLTNNDLESKVDSDTMKVSYVAGSEDFMFRTRKRRKALYHKSLCSGASNGSHKLKRKLMFS from the exons ATGTCCTACTGCCGTTTCCAAATGAAATATCCAATTTTGTCTGCAAGTCATAGAACAGAGATAGGAGCTGAACTGTTGAATGACCGCTGGGTGTCTATAACTTCAGGAAGTGAGGATCACTTATTCAAGCACATACTCAAAACCCAATATGAAGAAATCTTGTTACAATGTGAGGATTATTG GTTTGAACTTGACAAGTTGTTGGAATCCATAAATGCAACAATAAAGAGTGTTGAGGAACTCTCACCCAGTATTAATGCTGCTACAACTATGACAGATAACTCATTTTGCATAAAAGATCATTTGACAG CTCTTAATCTGTGGTGCATTGAGCATTTATATGGTGACCTTGGGCTAGATGTAATGGAGGTGTTGCAAAAGAATGCTCCTCTTGCCTTGCCGGCTATTTTGAATCGGTTGAGGCAGAAACATGAAGAATGGGGAAG ACCTCCTTTCTCATTATACATGGCAGCATCTCCCTCCCTCCCCGTCGATTTGGCTGAGCCAG TTCCTCCAGAAAGAAGAGAAAAACCAGGGGTCTTCTTGCAGAG aaacaaaagaaaaggcACAGTCGGAGACGAAATTGAAGATGTTCGCAGGTCCATGGAAGGAGTCCTAACAAACAACGATCTGGAAAGTAAGGTGGACTCCGACACAATGAAG GTATCTTACGTTGCAGGTTCTGAAGACTTCATGTTTCGGACAAGGAAGAGGAGGAAGGCTCTGTATCATAAGAGTTTGTGCAGTGGTGCTTCCAATGGCAGTCACAAGCTGAAGCGCAAGCTGATGTTCAGTTGA
- the LOC142533887 gene encoding uncharacterized protein LOC142533887 isoform X6 gives MSYCRFQMKYPILSASHRTEIGAELLNDRWVSITSGSEDHLFKHILKTQYEEILLQCEDYWFELDKLLESINATIKSVEELSPSINAATTMTDNSFCIKDHLTGNIIPPERREKPGVFLQRNKTKGTVGDEIEDIRISMEGLLINNGLESKVDCDTMKVPSVRNLSVSYIAGSEDFMFRTRRRRKAMYHKSLCSGASNGSHKLKRKLMFS, from the exons ATGTCCTACTGCCGTTTCCAAATGAAATATCCAATTTTGTCTGCAAGTCATAGAACAGAGATAGGAGCTGAACTGTTGAATGACCGCTGGGTGTCTATAACTTCAGGAAGTGAGGATCACTTATTCAAGCACATACTCAAAACCCAATATGAAGAAATCTTGTTACAATGTGAGGATTATTG GTTTGAACTTGACAAGTTGTTGGAATCCATAAATGCAACAATAAAGAGTGTTGAGGAACTCTCACCCAGTATTAATGCTGCTACAACTATGACAGATAACTCATTTTGCATAAAAGATCATTTGACAGGTAACATAA TTCCTCCAGAAAGAAGAGAAAAACCAGGGGTATTCTTGCAGAG AAACAAAACAAAAGGCACAGTAGGAGACGAAATTGAAGATATTCGCATATCCATGGAAGGACTCTTAATAAACAACGGTCTGGAAAGTAAGGTGGACTGCGATACAATGAAGGTACCTTCTGTCCGGAATTTAAGT GTATCTTACATCGCAGGTTCCGAAGACTTCATGTTTCGGACAAGGAGGAGGAGGAAGGCTATGTATCATAAGAGTTTGTGCAGTGGTGCTTCCAACGGCAGTCACAAGCTGAAGCGCAAGCTGATGTTCAGTTGA